Proteins from a single region of Mus pahari chromosome 2, PAHARI_EIJ_v1.1, whole genome shotgun sequence:
- the Capza3 gene encoding F-actin-capping protein subunit alpha-3 encodes MSLSVLSRKEKEKVIHRLLVQAPPGEFVNAFDDLCLLIRDEKLMHHQGECAGHQHCQKYCVPLCIDGNPVLLSHHNVMGDFRFFDYQSKLSFRFDLLQNQLRDIQSHGIIRNETEYLRSVVMCALKLYVNDHYPNGNCNVLRKTVKSKEFLIACIEDHSYDNGQCWNGLWKSKWIFQVNPFLTQVTGRIFVQAHFFRCVNLHIEISKDLKESLEVVNQAQLALSFARLVEEQENKFQAAVIEELQELSNEALRKILRRDLPVTRTLIDWQRILSDLNLVMYPKLGYVIYSRSVLCNWII; translated from the coding sequence ATGTCACTCAGCGTCTTgagtaggaaagagaaagagaaagtcatCCACAGGCTCTTAGTCCAGGCTCCTCCTGGGGAATTTGTGAATGCCTTTGATGACCTCTGTCTGCTTATCCGAGATGAAAAGCTCATGCACCATCAGGGTGAGTGCGCAGGCCATCAGCACTGCCAAAAATACTGCGTCCCACTCTGCATCGACGGCAACccagtcctcctgtctcaccaCAATGTGATGGGTGACTTCCGCTTCTTTGACTACCAGAGCAAACTTTCTTTCAGGTTTGACCTGCTCCAGAATCAGCTGAGGGACATCCAAAGCCACGGAATCATTCGGAATGAGACCGAGTACCTGAGATCTGTTGTTATGTGTGCCTTAAAACTCTACGTGAATGATCACTACCCAAATGGAAATTGCAATGTGCTGAGAAAAACAGTCAAAAGCAAAGAATTCTTAATAGCTTGCATTGAAGACCACAGCTATGACAATGGACAGTGCTGGAACGGTCTTTGGAAGTCTAAGTGGATCTTCCAGGTAAACCCATTTCTAACCCAGGTAACAGGAAGAATTTTTGTACAAGCTCACTTCTTCAGGTGTGTCAACCTTCATATTGAAATCTCCAAGGACCTAAAAGAGAGCTTGGAGGTGGTCAATCAAGCTCAGTTGGCTCTCAGTTTCGCAAGGCTCGTGGAAGAACAAGAGAATAAGTTTCAAGCTGCTGTCATAGAAGAACTACAGGAGTTGTCTAACGAAGCCCTGAGAAAAATATTACGCAGGGATCTTCCAGTGACACGCACTTTGATTGACTGGCAACGGATCCTCTCAGACTTGAATCTGGTGATGTACCCCAAGCTAGGATACGTTATTTACTCAAGAAGTGTGTTGTGCAACTGGATAATATAA